The following proteins come from a genomic window of Pirellula staleyi DSM 6068:
- a CDS encoding sigma-70 family RNA polymerase sigma factor, with the protein MSLSMARFNALVDDHGAAMFRMAYRMVGDRHEAEDMVQETFRSAWKSREAYEPGRGDRAWLASILRRRIVDRWRRGNAQPALSLIDANDRSVLGDDPLADDYTDEMQRALAHLPEELRETLLLVVVGELTHQEVADLLDLPLGTVLSRVSRARKRLRELLMAARPTTN; encoded by the coding sequence GTGCCGCGATGTTTCGCATGGCCTACCGGATGGTCGGCGACCGCCATGAAGCCGAGGATATGGTGCAAGAGACGTTTCGCTCGGCTTGGAAAAGTCGCGAGGCGTATGAACCTGGTCGTGGCGACCGGGCTTGGTTGGCGTCGATCTTGCGGAGGCGAATTGTCGATCGCTGGCGGCGTGGCAATGCACAGCCTGCTTTGTCGCTCATCGATGCCAACGACCGGAGCGTGCTGGGAGACGATCCACTAGCCGACGACTACACCGACGAAATGCAACGCGCCCTGGCCCATTTGCCGGAAGAACTTCGCGAAACATTGCTACTGGTGGTGGTGGGTGAATTGACGCACCAAGAGGTTGCCGATTTGCTCGACCTGCCGCTGGGGACCGTTCTTTCGCGTGTCAGCCGTGCTCGTAAGCGATTGCGAGAACTACTGATGGCAGCCCGCCCCACCACCAATTAA
- a CDS encoding VWA domain-containing protein: MSRDSDPEIDAHLRNVPLPSGMLDALRMIPLDEERCEEDEAIDQALRGMPIPAGFLESLLEIPHADRLDSDVADLPVPASLTKKLKRIPIESQLARKHLRWQLQAVAALLFVAFTTTLWTTVGAMVTARFPVTAEADPALVFVYDGPLQMQVEQTPVFQLADSNNLESELAGDTSTPFSADRALRESTLAVAEPAELAEFEVSSSIFSQVSQLFANRARVWDDVSLLRQGVLGSADYIDDELAEVSLPRWPVSRGIEPPIARGYDRSFFLRNRVFPPIPPRASDELRTLEPPLWFAAERAWQASQDLKAARLVRPSQIAVEDFLAAMDYRFPVPQAGLALRTAAGPSIASLTDRAASPGPRSSLLLLGIQGANIPKTAPSRHMIVAVDVSSSMHRQGRMQQVRSALDKFTSQMRDGDQLSIVAFRDVSEVLVERATASEAQSAVAMLDLPVVVSGTNLASGLQQSLLLAMQAPGDATATPPSATSVVVITDGTPEWSHATVQQLHALAADAAQQRIEMHVALVGNNARAQLAAERDSLGTLALDKLSSLLAGEVHAIDSSRNLYALLTDTLAGGSAVLASEARLRIDFNPQVVSAYRLLGHGATALADVRPAEVSAEIRAGETAVVLVELWLAVDSGQSSSDDVATAHLSWLHPATGQATEVRQRVSRLQIAPSWNEASAPLQAAALAAGLAEQLRGTTQQLATLRNAAAGSNGTGNSAPGTPTTTPNGGTTTTPAQAPYVQLARLARQSSSLLSDRTEFVELRLLLEQLAEKPPR, from the coding sequence ATGTCACGCGACTCCGATCCTGAAATCGATGCACACCTGCGAAACGTTCCGCTCCCCAGCGGAATGCTCGACGCGCTGCGCATGATTCCGTTGGACGAAGAACGCTGCGAAGAAGACGAAGCAATCGACCAAGCGCTGCGCGGCATGCCGATCCCTGCGGGATTTCTCGAGAGCCTGCTCGAAATTCCCCATGCCGATCGCCTCGATAGCGACGTGGCCGATCTGCCGGTGCCAGCCAGTTTGACGAAAAAGCTCAAGCGAATTCCGATCGAGAGCCAACTCGCTCGCAAGCATTTGCGATGGCAGTTGCAGGCTGTTGCAGCGCTGCTGTTCGTGGCATTCACTACAACGCTTTGGACCACTGTTGGCGCGATGGTCACAGCCCGCTTTCCGGTCACAGCCGAGGCTGATCCCGCGCTGGTTTTTGTCTACGACGGTCCGCTGCAAATGCAGGTCGAGCAGACACCCGTTTTTCAACTCGCTGACAGCAACAACTTGGAAAGCGAACTCGCCGGCGACACTTCCACCCCTTTTTCTGCTGATCGAGCGTTACGCGAGTCGACTCTTGCCGTAGCCGAGCCGGCGGAACTAGCCGAGTTCGAAGTCAGCAGCTCGATCTTTTCGCAGGTGAGTCAGCTCTTTGCTAATCGCGCTCGCGTGTGGGACGACGTTTCGCTCTTGCGACAAGGGGTGCTCGGATCGGCTGACTATATCGACGACGAATTGGCCGAAGTTTCGCTTCCGCGCTGGCCAGTTTCGCGAGGGATCGAGCCTCCAATCGCGCGGGGCTACGACCGTAGCTTCTTTTTGCGGAATCGAGTTTTTCCACCGATTCCGCCTCGAGCCAGTGACGAGCTGCGAACCCTCGAGCCACCACTTTGGTTTGCCGCTGAACGTGCCTGGCAAGCGAGCCAAGATTTGAAAGCGGCACGTCTCGTACGTCCTAGCCAAATTGCGGTGGAAGATTTTCTCGCCGCCATGGACTATCGATTTCCCGTGCCACAAGCGGGGCTTGCTTTGCGTACTGCAGCAGGGCCTTCGATTGCCTCGCTCACCGACCGCGCTGCCTCGCCCGGTCCACGCTCGTCGCTGCTGCTGCTCGGCATTCAAGGTGCCAATATCCCCAAGACAGCTCCCTCGCGGCACATGATTGTGGCGGTGGATGTCTCGAGCAGCATGCATCGACAAGGGCGGATGCAGCAAGTCCGTTCCGCCCTCGATAAGTTCACCTCCCAGATGCGCGACGGCGACCAACTTTCGATCGTGGCCTTTCGCGACGTCAGTGAAGTGCTCGTCGAACGCGCCACTGCCTCCGAAGCCCAATCGGCCGTAGCGATGCTCGATCTACCGGTGGTGGTGAGTGGTACCAATCTCGCATCAGGCCTACAGCAAAGTCTGCTGCTCGCCATGCAGGCCCCAGGAGATGCCACCGCGACACCCCCCAGCGCCACCAGCGTGGTGGTGATTACCGACGGAACGCCCGAGTGGTCGCACGCGACCGTGCAGCAGCTCCATGCCTTGGCCGCCGATGCTGCCCAGCAACGCATCGAGATGCATGTTGCCTTGGTTGGCAATAACGCGCGAGCTCAATTGGCTGCTGAGCGCGATTCACTTGGCACGCTGGCGCTCGACAAACTTTCCAGCCTGCTCGCGGGCGAGGTACATGCGATCGATTCGAGCCGCAATCTCTACGCACTTTTGACCGATACGCTCGCAGGCGGTTCCGCCGTGCTGGCGAGTGAGGCACGTCTTCGCATCGACTTTAATCCGCAAGTAGTTTCCGCTTACCGCTTGCTCGGACATGGCGCGACGGCTCTGGCCGATGTGCGCCCCGCCGAAGTTTCGGCGGAAATTCGCGCGGGGGAGACAGCCGTGGTCCTCGTCGAACTTTGGCTGGCAGTGGATAGCGGTCAGAGCTCGAGCGACGATGTCGCAACAGCGCATCTGTCGTGGCTCCATCCTGCGACCGGACAAGCGACCGAAGTTCGCCAGCGGGTCAGCCGACTGCAAATCGCCCCCAGTTGGAACGAGGCATCCGCACCACTTCAGGCCGCCGCGCTCGCTGCTGGTCTCGCCGAACAGCTTCGCGGAACGACGCAGCAACTCGCCACCCTGCGAAATGCCGCCGCTGGTAGCAATGGGACCGGAAATTCCGCCCCCGGCACTCCCACTACCACCCCCAACGGTGGCACCACCACCACGCCCGCTCAAGCACCGTATGTCCAACTGGCACGACTCGCTCGCCAAAGTTCGTCGCTGCTGTCCGATCGCACCGAATTTGTCGAACTGAGGCTGTTGCTGGAACAATTGGCGGAGAAACCACCCCGATGA